Proteins from a genomic interval of Youhaiella tibetensis:
- the gstA gene encoding glutathione transferase GstA, translating to MKLYYKPGACSLAAHIVANEAGLPVALEQVDLAAKKTQDGGDYFAVSPNGYVPALALPEGDVLTEASVVVQYLADQKPQSGLMPAAGSYERYKAQQWLAFVSTELHKNFGVFFRPDSTDAAKATNKALLEKRLAYVDGQIAEKTYLLGDVFTAADAYLFTVLRWAGYAGVSVPGNVARWFKAVADRPAVNKALVEEGLA from the coding sequence ATGAAACTCTACTACAAACCCGGCGCGTGCTCGCTGGCCGCCCATATCGTGGCCAACGAAGCCGGGCTGCCCGTCGCGCTCGAGCAGGTCGACCTCGCCGCCAAGAAGACCCAGGATGGCGGCGACTATTTCGCCGTTAGCCCGAACGGCTACGTTCCGGCCCTGGCGCTGCCCGAGGGCGATGTGCTCACCGAGGCTTCGGTGGTCGTGCAGTACCTGGCCGACCAGAAGCCGCAATCGGGCCTGATGCCGGCCGCCGGCAGCTACGAGCGCTACAAGGCGCAGCAATGGCTGGCTTTCGTGTCGACCGAGCTGCACAAGAATTTCGGCGTCTTCTTCCGGCCCGACAGCACCGACGCCGCCAAGGCGACCAACAAGGCGCTGCTCGAGAAGCGACTCGCCTATGTCGATGGGCAGATCGCCGAGAAGACCTACCTGCTCGGCGACGTGTTCACGGCCGCCGACGCCTACCTCTTCACGGTGCTGCGCTGGGCGGGATATGCCGGGGTGAGCGTTCCGGGCAACGTGGCGCGCTGGTTCAAGGCGGTTGCCGATCGGCCGGCAGTGAATAAGGCGCTGGTTGAGGAAGGGCTCGCCTAA
- a CDS encoding benzoate/H(+) symporter BenE family transporter, whose product MLEQTAPSRAWYVQPLLAGLLASVVGYASTFTLVLAGLTAVGATPAQAGSGLFAVCIALGLLNIAIAWRTRIPVSVAWSTPGVAFLATVGGVEGGFPAVVGAFIVTAALIVLAGVWKPFSRAVSAIPAPIANAMLAGILLTLCIAPLRAVEALPLLTLPVVAAWVVGLAFFRRYAVPVAVAVAFVILALNTHLQGSTVANSAPALSFVFPVFTLDAFVRVAIPLFIITMASQNLPGLAVMKANGYELDPAPAFSITGIASAIIAPFGAHTVNLAAITAAICAGPEAHPDPARRWVAPVAAGVGYLIFALGSGLAAALIAASPQLLIQAVAGLALMSSLAQALSGALAHDQDRLPAVVTFVTAASGVTIFGIGAAFWGIVAGILLTLVFRLRR is encoded by the coding sequence ATGCTCGAGCAAACCGCCCCATCCCGCGCCTGGTACGTGCAGCCGCTCCTGGCGGGTCTGCTCGCCTCGGTCGTCGGCTATGCCAGCACCTTCACGCTGGTTCTTGCCGGGCTTACCGCGGTCGGCGCCACGCCGGCCCAGGCCGGCTCGGGCCTCTTTGCCGTCTGCATCGCACTGGGCCTGCTCAACATCGCCATCGCCTGGCGAACCCGCATTCCCGTTTCCGTCGCCTGGTCGACGCCGGGCGTGGCATTCCTCGCCACGGTCGGCGGCGTCGAAGGTGGATTTCCCGCCGTCGTCGGCGCCTTCATCGTCACGGCCGCCCTCATCGTCCTCGCCGGGGTCTGGAAGCCCTTCTCCCGCGCCGTTTCCGCCATTCCAGCGCCCATCGCCAACGCCATGCTGGCCGGCATCCTGCTCACGCTCTGCATCGCCCCGCTCCGCGCCGTCGAGGCCCTGCCTTTGCTGACCTTGCCCGTGGTTGCTGCCTGGGTCGTCGGCCTCGCCTTCTTTCGCCGCTATGCCGTCCCGGTCGCCGTTGCCGTCGCCTTCGTGATTCTCGCCCTCAACACCCACCTGCAGGGCAGCACCGTCGCCAACAGCGCTCCGGCGCTAAGCTTCGTGTTTCCCGTCTTCACCCTCGACGCCTTCGTTCGCGTAGCCATCCCCCTCTTCATCATCACCATGGCCTCCCAGAACCTGCCTGGCCTGGCGGTCATGAAAGCCAACGGCTACGAACTCGATCCGGCGCCGGCCTTCTCGATCACCGGTATCGCCAGTGCCATCATCGCCCCGTTCGGCGCCCATACCGTCAATCTCGCCGCCATCACCGCCGCCATCTGCGCCGGCCCCGAAGCCCATCCCGATCCCGCCCGGCGCTGGGTTGCGCCCGTTGCGGCCGGTGTCGGCTACCTGATCTTCGCCCTGGGTTCTGGCCTGGCCGCCGCTCTCATCGCCGCCTCCCCGCAACTGCTCATCCAGGCGGTCGCAGGCCTGGCGCTGATGTCGAGCCTCGCCCAGGCCCTCTCGGGCGCCCTCGCCCACGATCAGGATCGCCTCCCCGCCGTCGTCACCTTTGTCACGGCCGCCTCAGGCGTCACCATCTTCGGAATCGGCGCCGCCTTCTGGGGGATTGTCGCCGGCATCCTGCTCACCCTCGTCTTCCGGCTCCGGCGCTGA
- a CDS encoding molybdenum cofactor guanylyltransferase has translation MSRVAAVILAGGLGTRLGGVRKATLKVGGARLIDLTLTALAAADTIVVSSGTIPPAALALPPGMAALPDLHPESRGPLAGLAAAAAHFLRGPQPPEIIVCAPVDTPFLPPDFLARAVAFLAAGAPAAVARYAGQAYPTTSAWRLSLLADLPRRLLANQGPASLKHLARELSAEPLEWENQPSGDPFANVNTLKDLLDLERRQRSSTASRK, from the coding sequence ATGTCGCGGGTGGCCGCCGTCATACTCGCCGGCGGCCTCGGCACGAGGCTGGGCGGCGTGCGCAAGGCAACACTAAAGGTCGGCGGCGCCCGCCTCATCGACCTCACGCTGACCGCTCTTGCCGCCGCCGATACGATCGTGGTCTCGAGCGGCACGATTCCCCCTGCCGCCCTCGCACTCCCCCCAGGCATGGCCGCCCTGCCCGACCTCCATCCGGAATCGCGCGGCCCGCTCGCCGGTCTCGCCGCCGCGGCCGCTCATTTCCTCCGGGGCCCCCAGCCGCCCGAGATCATCGTGTGCGCCCCGGTCGACACGCCTTTCCTGCCGCCCGACTTCCTCGCCCGCGCCGTCGCCTTCCTCGCCGCCGGTGCTCCGGCCGCCGTCGCACGCTACGCCGGCCAGGCCTATCCCACGACCTCGGCCTGGCGCCTTTCCCTGCTTGCCGACCTCCCCCGCCGCCTGCTGGCAAACCAGGGCCCGGCGAGCCTCAAACATCTCGCCCGGGAGCTCTCCGCCGAGCCCCTGGAATGGGAAAACCAGCCGTCCGGCGACCCTTTCGCCAATGTTAACACCCTGAAAGACCTGCTGGATTTGGAGCGCCGACAGCGTTCTTCCACAGCTTCTCGAAAATGA
- a CDS encoding transglutaminase-like cysteine peptidase, producing the protein MPAADLLLASIKHSVEPARDGIAVAALDSTGIPTLPGFDRRGNAAGDYNVFGSVVIPVGALPAARAWSHAAQGDFLNVFGANCDAQSCRTGLRKALASAAREAENLPTVEALSVVNRAVNRNLVYRSDQQAWGKSDYWASPQEIADRGVGDCEDFATTKLWLLRSIGFDDSQLQLVVLKDTRRQLYHAVLAVHVDGKAYILDNLSNSVASDTAFISYVPIMSFVGGKNYIHGFKDRRTGFAMGDMSQVLPGE; encoded by the coding sequence ATGCCGGCTGCAGACCTTTTACTGGCGTCGATCAAGCACAGCGTCGAGCCCGCACGCGACGGAATTGCCGTTGCGGCCCTCGATTCCACTGGAATTCCCACGCTTCCAGGCTTCGACAGGCGCGGAAATGCGGCAGGCGACTACAACGTCTTTGGCTCGGTGGTGATTCCAGTGGGCGCGCTGCCGGCCGCTCGCGCCTGGTCGCACGCCGCCCAGGGCGATTTCCTCAACGTCTTCGGCGCCAACTGCGACGCACAGTCCTGCCGGACGGGCCTGCGCAAGGCCCTGGCCAGCGCCGCGCGCGAGGCGGAGAACCTACCCACCGTGGAGGCCCTCTCGGTCGTCAACCGCGCCGTGAACCGTAACCTGGTCTATCGCAGCGACCAGCAGGCCTGGGGCAAGAGCGACTATTGGGCGAGCCCGCAGGAGATTGCGGACCGGGGCGTCGGCGACTGCGAGGACTTCGCCACCACCAAGCTCTGGCTGCTGCGCAGCATCGGCTTCGATGACAGCCAGCTTCAGCTGGTGGTGCTCAAGGACACTCGTCGCCAGCTCTACCATGCGGTGCTGGCGGTCCACGTCGATGGCAAGGCCTATATCCTTGACAACCTCAGCAACAGCGTTGCCAGCGATACCGCCTTCATCAGCTACGTGCCGATCATGTCCTTCGTTGGCGGCAAGAACTACATCCACGGCTTCAAGGATCGCCGCACCGGCTTCGCCATGGGCGACATGTCCCAGGTCCTTCCCGGCGAGTGA
- a CDS encoding ABC transporter substrate-binding protein: MTSPAIKTFSRRAMLLAPVLLALAACSTGGPLMSASSSKSKAVTPASETVGTGKNLVGLLAADDPANLSDGASGSAYLAARLATNALAGAPVTLMVRRFESRPAALQKAAGEMAQAGVRLVVVSGDESAARELATALAPRGVTVASVGQAGDVANRLFGAYARKDETAFSAAEMKRRGYGTIAIVRTGDAASVAYANGLAEAAAKVGLKVQFVDGSSAASAAAQLQSQAAMGFEPKALAFATGPGRAVELVTALKAVPELAGVPVVGNGGWAVGAPTGLGKGWYPSLSRAGLAGFAEKFADAYGTRPTIEAAITYDLVVLGGVLPQVAADDPFGPTTMTNAQGFTGVTGSFKFDSSGVARRPFAVVELK; encoded by the coding sequence ATGACCAGCCCAGCGATCAAGACGTTCTCGCGCCGGGCCATGTTGCTGGCGCCGGTGCTGCTGGCACTTGCCGCGTGCTCGACGGGCGGCCCGCTGATGAGCGCTTCGTCCAGCAAATCCAAGGCCGTGACGCCGGCGAGCGAAACGGTCGGCACGGGCAAGAACCTGGTTGGCCTCCTGGCTGCCGACGATCCCGCCAATCTTTCGGACGGGGCCTCGGGCAGCGCCTATCTCGCGGCCAGGCTGGCGACGAACGCCCTGGCGGGTGCACCGGTGACGCTGATGGTGCGACGCTTCGAATCCCGACCCGCGGCCCTGCAGAAAGCTGCTGGCGAGATGGCGCAGGCTGGTGTGCGCCTGGTGGTGGTTTCGGGCGACGAGAGCGCAGCGCGCGAACTGGCGACGGCGCTGGCGCCGCGCGGCGTGACCGTTGCCTCGGTGGGCCAGGCGGGAGACGTCGCCAACCGGCTTTTCGGCGCCTATGCGCGCAAGGACGAGACGGCGTTCTCCGCGGCGGAAATGAAGCGGCGCGGCTACGGCACGATCGCCATCGTGAGAACGGGCGACGCCGCGAGCGTCGCTTATGCCAACGGGCTGGCGGAAGCGGCGGCCAAGGTTGGCCTCAAGGTTCAGTTCGTTGATGGTTCGTCCGCAGCCAGTGCCGCCGCCCAGCTTCAATCCCAGGCGGCAATGGGCTTCGAGCCAAAAGCCCTGGCCTTTGCCACCGGCCCCGGCCGAGCCGTGGAGCTCGTCACGGCACTCAAGGCGGTTCCCGAGCTTGCAGGGGTTCCGGTGGTCGGCAATGGTGGTTGGGCGGTCGGCGCGCCGACAGGGCTTGGGAAGGGCTGGTATCCTTCGCTATCGCGCGCCGGCCTCGCCGGGTTCGCGGAGAAGTTCGCTGATGCCTACGGGACGCGGCCGACCATCGAGGCGGCCATCACCTACGACCTCGTGGTGCTCGGCGGAGTGCTGCCGCAGGTGGCCGCGGACGACCCGTTCGGGCCGACGACAATGACGAATGCGCAAGGGTTTACCGGGGTCACCGGAAGCTTCAAGTTTGATTCCTCGGGCGTGGCACGGCGACCGTTCGCCGTGGTCGAGCTCAAATAG
- a CDS encoding ribbon-helix-helix domain-containing protein, with amino-acid sequence MSDKVAAQTRLPEEAASDEEGLDSLLTPEFRVINTGNRRRGVRLERLFWQVLSDIAQARGIRRSQLVGDILDEAGPGAENTASILRVYATRELEQQRRALAARGEPGFVVSLLQAAPVPAFAINRQKRLQQVNPEFIHLLRVVSGNMSQKISADVVHMSLDVPLDQIFLQLSEGAPTLQCGYTLTIDNKQRRGRTKVVAVPPAPSSALVGYIIS; translated from the coding sequence GTGAGCGATAAGGTAGCCGCGCAAACGCGGCTACCCGAAGAAGCCGCATCTGACGAGGAAGGCCTCGATAGCCTCCTGACCCCCGAATTCCGCGTGATCAACACCGGAAACCGGCGGCGCGGCGTGCGGCTGGAGCGGCTTTTCTGGCAGGTGCTTTCCGATATCGCCCAGGCACGCGGCATTCGCCGCAGCCAGCTGGTGGGCGACATCCTCGACGAGGCCGGACCGGGCGCCGAGAACACGGCAAGCATTCTGCGCGTCTACGCCACCCGTGAACTCGAGCAGCAGCGCCGGGCGCTTGCAGCGCGGGGCGAGCCGGGGTTCGTGGTGAGTCTGCTCCAGGCGGCGCCGGTTCCGGCATTCGCCATCAACCGGCAGAAGCGCCTCCAGCAGGTCAATCCCGAGTTCATCCACCTGTTGCGCGTGGTGTCGGGAAACATGTCGCAGAAGATCTCGGCGGATGTGGTGCATATGTCGCTCGACGTTCCGCTCGACCAGATATTCCTGCAATTGTCAGAGGGCGCCCCCACGCTGCAGTGCGGGTACACCCTGACCATCGACAACAAGCAGCGCCGTGGGCGAACCAAGGTGGTGGCGGTGCCGCCGGCGCCCAGCAGCGCGCTTGTCGGATACATCATCTCCTAG
- a CDS encoding HlyD family type I secretion periplasmic adaptor subunit has protein sequence MNKPTGSFEELLASVPEQDRPPRTWVYVILLVCGFLAAALTWASLAQIDEISRAEGRVIPSSKMQVIQSAEAGVVTEILVRTGEQVKKGQQLIQLDDTTTASSAGEVEAKVNALQAQVARLRIEYEGNSADGFVCPPDVLAAAPAVCDNEADLLKARQQTLDQGKQVLLQRVEQRQRELSEALANQSRLTDANRQAAEKLALVEPMAKKNLVSQTDLINAQRDVTDTKGQLEAVVESIGRLNAAVAEAQLQVKQADLQFRQDALTDLTTRLAELASAQQTLRGAADRVSRTDIRSPVDGIVNNMAVNTIGAFVSPGERLVDIVPVEDTLLVEAKLKPSDVAFILPGQPANIKITAYDFSIFGGLRGEVQNVSADSIVDPDTRETYYLVLIKTDQSALEYNGKKLPILPGMVSSVEILTGKKTILQYLMKPINKARDEALRER, from the coding sequence ATGAACAAGCCAACCGGGTCCTTTGAAGAACTTCTGGCCTCCGTTCCCGAGCAGGACCGGCCACCGCGTACATGGGTCTACGTGATCCTGCTCGTTTGCGGGTTCCTCGCTGCTGCGCTTACATGGGCGTCGCTGGCCCAGATCGATGAGATCAGCCGCGCGGAGGGCAGGGTTATTCCGTCATCCAAGATGCAGGTTATCCAGAGCGCCGAAGCGGGCGTGGTGACCGAGATTCTGGTGCGTACGGGCGAGCAGGTCAAAAAGGGCCAGCAGCTCATCCAGCTCGACGACACCACCACGGCGTCTTCGGCCGGCGAGGTCGAGGCGAAGGTCAATGCGCTCCAGGCGCAGGTTGCGCGCCTGCGCATCGAATACGAAGGCAATTCGGCAGACGGGTTCGTCTGCCCGCCGGACGTGCTGGCGGCGGCGCCGGCCGTTTGCGACAACGAGGCCGACCTGCTCAAGGCCCGCCAGCAGACGCTGGACCAGGGCAAGCAGGTGCTTCTGCAACGCGTCGAGCAGCGCCAGCGCGAGTTGAGCGAAGCGCTGGCCAACCAGTCGCGCCTGACCGACGCCAATCGCCAGGCCGCGGAAAAGCTGGCCCTGGTCGAGCCGATGGCCAAAAAGAACCTCGTCTCGCAGACCGATCTCATCAACGCACAGCGCGACGTGACGGATACCAAGGGGCAGCTCGAAGCGGTGGTGGAATCCATTGGCCGCCTCAATGCCGCGGTGGCCGAGGCACAGCTTCAGGTCAAGCAGGCCGACCTGCAATTCCGCCAGGACGCGCTGACGGATCTGACCACCCGGCTCGCCGAGCTCGCGAGTGCGCAGCAGACCCTGCGCGGCGCCGCCGACCGGGTGAGCCGCACGGACATCCGCTCGCCTGTCGATGGCATCGTCAACAACATGGCGGTCAACACGATCGGGGCGTTCGTATCGCCCGGCGAACGGCTGGTCGACATCGTGCCGGTCGAGGACACGCTGCTGGTGGAAGCCAAGCTCAAGCCGTCCGACGTCGCCTTTATCCTTCCGGGACAGCCGGCCAACATCAAGATCACCGCCTATGACTTCTCGATCTTCGGGGGGTTGCGTGGCGAGGTGCAGAACGTCTCGGCCGACAGCATTGTCGATCCCGACACGCGTGAGACCTATTATTTGGTCCTGATCAAAACAGATCAATCCGCGCTCGAGTACAATGGCAAGAAGCTGCCGATCTTGCCGGGTATGGTATCGTCGGTTGAAATTCTCACGGGAAAGAAGACGATCCTCCAGTACCTGATGAAGCCGATCAACAAGGCACGCGACGAGGCCCTACGTGAGCGATAA
- a CDS encoding type I secretion system permease/ATPase, with protein sequence MAIDSASRTTETPLEPPAVIASPPEAMPSAPEKPARDPLLAIVRYLAMRWSRPTAPEVLTAGLPLVEGKLTFELLPRALERVGLEVTQKRTALRDLPEFDMPAIISGKHGQLLVAVGRVSRQKLRCYDPETGGEAVISTNSPEWRFRHRVLLVKQALDGDGLSDVDDGTIKETHWLRAALQGHWGNLAYVLLAATFINLFAIAMPLFSMNVYDRVLPNKAVSTLWVLAIGIITVFVFDFMLKVARAAIIDHAGRAIDFRLSSVLFDRVLNTSVAARPASTGAFVNRITQYEVLRDFFTSQTVVMFVDILFMGVFVYVIAMLIGWVVIFPVIGAMLAITGTIIIGMRSKSAVEAALKESSQRNAILVEALSATQTVKASRAEGQFLRKWESSIFASSETQNKIKWYQSLATQQTSVISQISTIGIMIGSTYAFSENQVTMGAIVAAMMLSNRVIAPVAMISAALLRTRSAMEAYTALDSIMKLPDERKVKKSFISRSVESGKIEFRKVRFAYPGVEHYVLDQVSFTINPGEKVGIIGRIGSGKTTLGRLLVNFYPASEGEILIDGVSIKQYHPASLRRQVGLVLQDPELFNGSVKDNILLSNPEASEEKFLEVSRRAGVEEFVSRHPLGYDMPVGERGFLLSGGQRQAIALARTMLVDPKILFLDEPSSSMDLATERQLIGALSRSLASDHTVLIATHRFSLLQLVTRLIVVDNGRIAADGPRDAVLAQLKAQGGGGEA encoded by the coding sequence ATGGCTATCGACAGCGCATCCAGGACTACTGAGACGCCGCTTGAACCGCCTGCCGTCATCGCCTCGCCCCCCGAGGCGATGCCATCGGCTCCGGAAAAACCTGCGCGCGATCCTCTGCTTGCAATCGTACGTTACCTTGCCATGCGCTGGAGCCGGCCAACGGCTCCGGAAGTGCTGACGGCTGGCTTGCCGCTGGTCGAGGGTAAGCTCACTTTCGAGCTGCTTCCACGTGCGCTGGAGCGGGTAGGGCTGGAAGTGACGCAGAAGCGCACGGCGCTGCGCGACCTTCCCGAATTCGACATGCCCGCCATCATCTCGGGCAAGCATGGCCAACTGCTGGTCGCTGTCGGACGCGTCTCGCGCCAGAAGCTGCGCTGCTACGATCCCGAAACGGGCGGGGAGGCGGTCATTTCGACCAACTCGCCCGAGTGGCGCTTTCGCCATCGCGTGCTTCTGGTCAAACAGGCGCTCGACGGCGATGGCCTGAGCGACGTCGATGACGGTACCATCAAGGAAACCCATTGGCTGCGCGCGGCCCTGCAGGGGCATTGGGGCAACCTGGCCTACGTGCTTCTGGCGGCGACGTTCATCAACCTCTTCGCCATCGCGATGCCGCTCTTCTCGATGAACGTCTATGACCGCGTGCTGCCCAACAAGGCAGTGTCGACGCTCTGGGTGCTTGCGATCGGCATCATCACGGTGTTCGTGTTCGATTTCATGCTCAAAGTGGCCCGCGCCGCGATCATCGACCATGCCGGCCGCGCCATCGATTTCCGGCTTTCCTCGGTACTTTTCGACCGGGTGCTGAACACTTCGGTCGCGGCGCGGCCTGCCTCGACCGGCGCGTTCGTCAACCGGATCACGCAATACGAAGTGCTGCGCGACTTCTTCACGTCCCAGACGGTCGTGATGTTCGTCGACATCCTCTTCATGGGCGTCTTCGTCTACGTCATCGCCATGCTGATCGGCTGGGTGGTGATCTTCCCGGTGATCGGGGCAATGCTCGCCATAACCGGAACCATCATCATCGGCATGCGCTCCAAGTCGGCCGTGGAAGCGGCGCTCAAGGAGTCCTCTCAGCGCAACGCGATCCTCGTGGAGGCGCTTTCGGCGACGCAGACCGTCAAAGCCTCGCGTGCGGAAGGCCAGTTCCTGCGCAAGTGGGAGAGCTCGATCTTTGCGTCCTCGGAGACGCAGAACAAGATCAAGTGGTATCAGTCGCTGGCAACCCAGCAGACGTCCGTCATCAGCCAGATTTCGACGATCGGCATCATGATCGGATCGACCTACGCGTTCTCCGAGAACCAGGTGACGATGGGCGCGATCGTTGCCGCGATGATGCTTTCCAACCGCGTGATCGCACCGGTGGCCATGATCTCGGCGGCGCTGCTGCGCACCCGGTCCGCCATGGAGGCCTATACGGCGCTCGACAGCATCATGAAGCTGCCCGACGAGCGCAAGGTCAAGAAGAGCTTCATTTCGCGCAGCGTCGAATCCGGCAAGATCGAGTTCCGCAAGGTCCGCTTCGCCTATCCGGGTGTCGAGCACTACGTGCTGGACCAGGTGTCGTTCACCATCAATCCGGGCGAGAAGGTCGGCATCATCGGCCGCATCGGGTCGGGCAAGACCACGCTGGGCCGGCTGCTGGTCAATTTCTATCCGGCCAGCGAGGGTGAAATCCTCATCGATGGCGTATCGATCAAGCAATACCACCCGGCGTCGCTGCGCCGGCAGGTCGGGCTGGTGTTGCAGGATCCCGAGCTTTTCAACGGCTCGGTCAAGGACAACATCCTGCTTTCCAATCCCGAGGCGAGCGAGGAGAAGTTCCTCGAGGTGTCGCGTCGGGCGGGCGTCGAGGAGTTCGTGTCGCGCCATCCGCTGGGTTACGACATGCCGGTGGGCGAGCGCGGGTTCCTGCTGTCGGGCGGCCAGCGCCAGGCGATTGCGCTGGCGCGCACCATGCTGGTCGATCCCAAGATCCTGTTCCTGGACGAACCCTCGAGCTCAATGGACCTGGCAACCGAACGCCAGTTGATCGGCGCACTCAGCCGGTCGCTAGCGAGCGACCATACGGTGCTGATCGCAACGCACCGGTTCAGCCTGCTGCAACTGGTGACGCGCCTCATCGTGGTCGATAACGGCCGTATAGCGGCCGACGGCCCGCGCGATGCGGTGCTTGCCCAGCTCAAGGCCCAGGGTGGCGGGGGAGAGGCTTGA
- a CDS encoding TolC family outer membrane protein, whose protein sequence is MKSLRTVLLGTVFAASLAGMVSDASALTLQQAIASAVKTNPEIGQAVANREATEFELKQALGLYLPQVSLEASVGAQLLNNPSRRGAGIEDDPLYPTEVGASISYDIFDGGFRQAEANKQAARIDGASFRVLERSEAIGLEIARLYFEIMLQSHIVEIARQNVSFHESTLANVADAISSGQLTEADRQQAYERVAAANSRLFEAQEALETARIGFYKEVGVPFDSPSAPRRVGKALPRTLEQAIDIARQNNPRIGMAAADIDAASAQVEQSQSGMFPKLSLEGRGTIGNDNTGVAGYNTDLQGRLVLKWNIFDGGIKSNEAQENIRRETEAMLAQQAAFREVEEAVRVSWSRITRQTQLATQYAAQMAASDGLVKAYREQFTIGQRSLLDVLDAQNSRFNAQVLNETAVYAARFAEYRLMASTGQLMAFLSVTPPAQSDAYARTLLGTPSADSYKDHKAVPVQFDRPLDLTKFVN, encoded by the coding sequence ATGAAATCGCTTCGTACCGTTTTGCTTGGAACCGTTTTCGCCGCCTCCCTCGCCGGGATGGTCAGCGACGCATCGGCGCTCACGTTGCAGCAGGCAATAGCCAGCGCCGTGAAAACCAATCCGGAAATCGGACAGGCGGTCGCCAACCGAGAAGCAACAGAATTTGAACTCAAGCAGGCGCTCGGCCTCTACCTGCCCCAGGTGAGCCTGGAAGCGTCGGTCGGTGCGCAGCTCCTCAACAATCCGTCGCGCCGTGGCGCCGGCATCGAAGACGATCCGCTCTACCCGACCGAAGTCGGGGCGAGCATCAGCTACGACATTTTCGACGGCGGTTTCCGTCAGGCCGAAGCCAACAAGCAGGCCGCGCGTATCGACGGCGCCTCGTTCCGCGTGCTCGAGCGCTCCGAGGCCATCGGCCTGGAAATCGCGCGCCTGTATTTCGAGATCATGCTGCAGAGCCACATCGTGGAGATCGCGCGGCAGAACGTCAGCTTCCATGAATCGACCCTGGCCAACGTTGCGGATGCAATTTCCAGCGGCCAGTTGACCGAGGCTGACCGCCAGCAGGCCTACGAACGCGTGGCCGCGGCCAATTCCCGTCTCTTTGAAGCGCAGGAAGCGCTCGAGACTGCCCGCATCGGCTTCTACAAGGAAGTCGGCGTGCCCTTCGATAGTCCGAGCGCCCCGCGTCGCGTCGGCAAGGCTTTGCCGCGTACGCTCGAGCAGGCAATCGACATCGCCCGCCAGAACAATCCGCGCATCGGTATGGCCGCCGCTGACATCGACGCAGCTTCCGCGCAGGTCGAACAGTCTCAGTCCGGCATGTTCCCCAAGCTTTCGCTCGAGGGGCGCGGCACGATCGGCAACGACAACACGGGCGTCGCCGGCTACAACACGGATCTGCAGGGTCGCCTGGTTCTCAAGTGGAACATTTTCGACGGCGGCATCAAGAGCAACGAAGCCCAGGAAAACATCCGTCGGGAAACCGAGGCGATGCTGGCCCAGCAGGCTGCGTTCCGCGAAGTGGAAGAGGCCGTGCGCGTCTCCTGGTCGCGTATCACGCGCCAGACCCAGCTTGCGACCCAGTACGCTGCCCAGATGGCGGCTTCCGATGGCCTGGTGAAGGCCTATCGCGAGCAGTTCACGATCGGCCAGCGCTCGCTGCTCGACGTGCTTGACGCCCAGAACAGCCGCTTCAACGCACAGGTCCTCAACGAGACCGCTGTTTATGCGGCCCGGTTTGCAGAATATCGTCTCATGGCCTCGACCGGCCAGCTCATGGCCTTCCTGAGCGTGACGCCACCGGCGCAGTCGGATGCTTACGCTCGTACCTTGCTGGGAACGCCTTCGGCGGACTCCTACAAGGATCACAAGGCGGTTCCGGTGCAGTTCGATCGTCCGTTGGATCTTACTAAGTTCGTGAACTAG